GGCCATGAGGAGCGAGCCTATCGCGCCTGCGGCGGCACCGGTTGTGAAGGTAGGTCTGAATTTCACGGCATGCTCCCGGATGTTATTTGGCTGAAGGTTGGTCGAAACCACGGCCTTCGCCGGCTTCCTCGTAGGTCACGCCGTCGCGGATGTGGTAGATGCGTTTGAAGGTCGGGATGATCTTCTCGTCGTGAGTGACGACGATGATCGCGGTGTCAAAGCGGCGCGCCATGTCGTTGAGAATGCGCACGACAGCGAGCGCCCGCTGGCTGTCGAGCGGGGCCGTGGGCTCATCGGCGAGAATCACCGGTGGGCGATTGACCAGCGCTCGGGCGATGGACACGCGTTGCTGCTCGCCGCCGGAGAGTTGCGACGGCATGGCTTTGGCGCGATGCGCGACGTCGAGCGCCCCGAGCAGCTCCAGCGCGCGCTTCCGGGCTTCGCCGTTGGGCAGCCCAGCGAGCATGGGCAGCAGCGCCACGTTGTCGATGACGTCGAGAAACGGGATCAGATAGGGGGCCTGAAACACGAAACCTATCTTGTCGCGGCGCAGTTCACGTAGATCGGAAATCTTCCAGCCTTGGTCATAGATCACGTCTTCGCCCAGCGACATGCGGCCGGCGGTGGGCTCAATGACGGCGCCCAGGCATTTGAGCAGGGTGGTCTTGCCGGAGCCCGAGGGACCAACCAGCCCGACGACCTCGCCCGGAGCGACCCGCATGTCCACGCCCTTGAGCGCATCGACGGCGGTGTCGCCTGCGCCGTAGCGCTTGCGCAGCCCCTCAATCTGGATGCCTCGCGAATGCATGTCAGCCTCCGATCGCCTCCGCCGGGTCAACCTTGAGGGCGGCGCGGATGGCCAGCACGCTGGCCAGAACACAGATCACCATCAACGCGACGAAACCCCAAGCCGTATCGCCCGGTTCGAGCAGGACGAATTTCGGGAAAATGGGCGCCCAGACGGTGGCGGCAATCTTGCCTACCACGAAGCCGATCACACCGAGCCCCACGGCCTGTTGCATGATCATCCCGGCGATGGTGCGGTTCTTGGTGCCGATCAGCTTCAGCACGGCGATCTCACGGATTTTGCCCAGGGTCAGGGTGTAGATGATGAAGGCGACGATGGCCGCGCTGACGATGGCAAGAATCACCAGAAACATGCCGATCTGCTTGGCCGAGGTGGCGATCAACTTGCGAACCAAGAGGTCCTCCATCTGCGCGCGGGTGTAAACCTGCAGCCGTTTCCAGCGGCGAATGGGCTCGGCCACTTCCTCCGCGGTGTGACCCGGCAG
This portion of the Candidatus Didemnitutus sp. genome encodes:
- a CDS encoding ABC transporter ATP-binding protein; protein product: MHSRGIQIEGLRKRYGAGDTAVDALKGVDMRVAPGEVVGLVGPSGSGKTTLLKCLGAVIEPTAGRMSLGEDVIYDQGWKISDLRELRRDKIGFVFQAPYLIPFLDVIDNVALLPMLAGLPNGEARKRALELLGALDVAHRAKAMPSQLSGGEQQRVSIARALVNRPPVILADEPTAPLDSQRALAVVRILNDMARRFDTAIIVVTHDEKIIPTFKRIYHIRDGVTYEEAGEGRGFDQPSAK